GTAACAAGGCGTGATGTTGCCGGTTGCATCGTATACTTCGCTGGCTTCGTTGACGACCATGCATACATCATAGTTTCTAAGGGGCAGGATATATTCCATGGGAAATCCCTGTTCCTGCAGGTACATCAGCCATTCTATTTCGAGTTCGGCAAATTCGTTGGTGGTGAGTCCCTGTTCGTCACCTGCTGTTTTGTCGCCCCAGTTGGTAATTGGAGAAAAGCCCAGTTCTACTTTTTCCCGCAGACCTAATGAAACGATGTAATCTATAAACTCGGTTACGTGCTGATAGTTGGATTCGTCGATATTCATGCGTATGAAGATCGGCCGTTGTACAATTTGCTGATAGTGTTCGAGTGAACAGATCTCCACGATATTCTTCATGATAATGTCGAAGGTCGATTCACCTTTTTTGGTGATACGCCGTTTATCATGGTGTTCTTTCATGGTATCTACGGTGATCTGAAACCTGTTTATTTTGTGATGCAGATACAGTTCAGTGAAAATATCTTTTTTCAGGCTCAGTCCATTGGTGATCATGGAGGCACTATACCGGATGCCGCGGTCTTTTGCGATCTCCTGCATCCTGTTACTGAGGTTGATGATAGCGCTGTAACCCATTAAAGGCTCTCCACCGTACCAGGTGGTGTGTATGAGTTCAGCATCGTCCTTTCGGTCTAATTGCCAGAGCAGGCGCTGTAGGATTTTTTCCTGGATATCGGCACCCATAGTTTGCTTGGAATGGACCTGACCACAATAGAAGCATCCCAGCTGGCAGTTGGCGGTGGGCTGGATGGTTAAAGAGATACATTTTGTATCCTTGACACCAAGTTTATTCAGCTTCAGGATCTCCTGAAATTCGTCTTCGTGGCTATTGACGATGATCTCATAATCCATAAACCTGGACAGCAGGTTATTTCCCAGTCCCATAAAGTCACCGTTCAGCAGTTGCTGATAGACGCTGTCTTCGATCACGGCGGATATCCCGCTTCTCGTAGAGAAAAGTATGCGTTGGAGGGGGACACTGTTGGGGTCCAACACATCGGTTATCACTATGTATTTTGATAATTTGAACATCATGATGGTAGGGTTTGTTGTTATCCCATGCAGCGATACTTGTACCTGATTGCAGAGGAACCAGCGTAAAAGGGGAGCGTCAAATCGGCCCATAAAAAGCCATTAACAACATGTAGGTTTCCACCCACATGCTGTTAATGGACAAGACGTAATCTGTCTTGCGGTGGGCATAGTTATAGCATCAGGTATAGCTGCTACCGCCGTCACAGGTACAATCAGGTGGTTTTGTACTATAGGTTGAACCGTTGTTGCAGGTACAACCGGCGAGATTGCCTCCACGGGTAGAAGATGCCTCGTCGAGGTTCATTACTTCAAATCCATCCTCTAAACCGCCTTCTTTTTTGGCTTCGCTGAATTTTTGCAGCGCCAGTTGCAAGCGTTTTGACTTCATTGAAAACACATTTTGTTTTGAGAAATCTGCTAAAGTTTTACATTATTAAGCATGCGTTGAATGGCATAATTGCTCTTATGCAAAGTTTCAATTACAGATGGCCACTATATGAAAGACGTATAGATAGTTTCCCTCAATTTCATTCAGGCTGAAGAAAAGATTAATAAAGCCTGCCATTGCGGGATGTTTCTATTCTGGTGATTGTAACAATAAAGAATAAACGATTTAGTCTGCAAATCCGGGTTAAGACTGGCAATAGAGATCCATTCGCGTCACAGCTGTGTCCGCGTGAGGGCCTGCAGGAGATAGTCAGCGCTATGACAAAGTCCGTACAGATATTCAATAAACCAGTTAACTAGAAATCAAAACATTCGTTTCAGAGACGGGCGGTTTCGGATATCATGCAAAGCCTCCAGTTGCAGTTTCCTGCCACTGTCTGTAGCATGGTCGTTATCCGGATGGAGCCTGTAACAGTAAACGATATTAGGAACAGAGACAATGTTCTCATAGCCGGCCACTTCCATCAATGGCAACATCAGCGCCTGGTCGTAAGTGGACATGTAGAACCTGTCATCATTATATACGCCATTACTATACCTGAAATTATCTACATTAGGATCCTGTTGCAAAAAAGCCTTGAAGAGTTTATACTTAAAGGTTTTCAGATGAGATGCTTTCCAACTTGCCTTTCTCAGATTTTCAAACTCCGCTGTTGTGTAGGGTGGACATGGATCAAGAAATCCATAGTTAGTGATATATTGCCCATAGGTGAGCAATGTATTGTCATTATATTTACTGTTTACGATCTGTAGGGCAAATTCTCCGAAGAGATAGTCGTCACCATCCAGTATTACAACTATATCATCGTCATCAAGTGTCAGTTTGACGAGTGCCCGGTATATATTTTCGAGTGAGCCAAGCCGCTCTTTATTTCTTATGAAATGGAAATTTTCAAGGTCTTCATCTATTAAATCAAGGGTGCCATCGTCTGAAGCATCATCCAGCAAATAAACTACGTAGTTTCTGTATTCCTGTCCCAGCAAAGAGCTCACACAGTCGATAATATAATTACCGGCGTTCCTGAAGGGAACAAGCACCACCATTTTGTGAAATGTCTTTGGGTTATCTGGTATTAACATACTGAATCATTGAGTGCATTTGCGTGAAATTACGGTCTGGCGTTGGGTTGTATATTCAGATTCGAGGGAATGGAACAACAGTGTATTAAGTATGTAAAATGGGATATTAAGCGTTTAACAAACTGTTGGCCAACAAACTATTCATTTAACCTTAACTAAAGTAATACTAAATTATTTGAAAAACAAAATTTTCCTTTCAATTTTTATTGTGCCTGGTCAAAAAAAATATGCTTAAACATAATTTTGTTTACACTTAATTGTGTAATGGTTTTGGGATGATGTGAACAACCTGATGAGATGGATTTCTGCTACCAGTTTTTTCTTACTTCGTTGGTAATGGGTCCGGATCTGCATGCGTTAAGCAGCCATATTAAGAGGTTGTTCAGCTATCCGCTCCCGGCGGCGTCTGACCAAAGATCCGGCTCATCTGCGCATACATTTCAGGATGATGCTGTTTGAATTTCTCAGGTTTCTGGAAGAAATATTCCGAAGTCACTGCCAGAAACTCCGCTTCGTTTGTTACTGCATAAGGATTAATATCGGACCGGCCCTGCTCAATAGCGCGCATTTCTTCATGCATCATTTTCAACCAGGGCACTGCATATTCATGTCGCATCAGATTTTCAGGCACGCCATCGGTTGCACCGTCTGACATGTCCAGCAGATGTACGAATTCATGAATCGCCGTATGTTCGGTGCCCGATGACGTGGAAAAGGCCTTGATCAGCGCGGCTCTCGATAGCAACATCTGACCGTTCATATAGCCGGAGCCAACCATACCCAGTATATTCCTCTCGTCACCTTCAAACTGGAAGTTATGATCAAAGGTATCCGGGTAGAGGATAACGTTTGTAAGGTTACGATATTTCCAGTCAGGAAAACCGAAGATGGGGACCACGGCACTGGCCGCAATGTAGACTTTGTCCAGGTCAGTGACATCTGTGCCAACGCCTTCAATACGCACGTACTGTAAGAACTCGTTCACCAGTTTTTCGAAGCGGCCTTTTTCGTTGTCATTCAGGAGCTGATAATACCGGATATGTTCGTTGAGTAAATTTTTATAAATACCTGCCATGGCCTGGTTCTGCGTCTGATTTTTCTTTTTGCGGCGCATGTATAGTATGATGAACAGGCAACATGTTAGTAAGGCGATTGTATATAGCTCCATATGCTAAATGTAAGCAAAATAGCTAATCAGCCGCCGCATACACAGTCAGTATGACATAGATTGCCATAAATATAACCAGAAAGAAAGTGATCATGGTTTTTTAGGGAGGCGTGTAAAGATAGTTTACGCGCCTCCCTTTTGAGTGCTATAATATGTTAATACCCTGGATTCTGAACGATCCTTGGATTGCGGTCTATCACATCCTGTGGAATAGGGTTCAGGTACATTTTGGGGATGAACACATGCGGATGGTTCAATGGTACAGGTTCATATTGCCATACGCCGCTGTTATTACCCGGAATACTGTTGGTGATCTTCATGCCATGCCTGTCGTGGATGAGCAATTGTTCCGCCGTTTTCCAGCGAATAAGGTCATAGAATCGTTTATTTTCGAAGCATAACTCTACACGCCGCTCGTGGTGAATAGCAGTACGCATCTCCTCCTGACTGAGAGCCGGCGGCAGATCCGGCACTCCTGCACGGGCACGTAACTGGTTCATAGCAGCATATACGGAGGCATCCGGGCCCACGGCTTCATTCTGCGCTTCAGCATATCCCAGCAGGACCTCTGCGTAGCGGTAGTAAATAAAATTTGCGCCACTGATAGTTCCTCCGCCGGGTCTTACGAGTGGGTTCAACCGTTTCTTAAAATAATATCCTGTATTGCTGACGTCATCAGTACCGAAATCGATCTGATTTTTTGAAGGCCGTACTTTGTCTATGCGTGTGTAAATGGTGTCCTGTTTGTCCATCCAGGTCATTTTGTAAGGTGCGCCGTCATAAACGATCCATTGGTAGAACCTTGGTTCCCTGCCAACATAGGGGTTTTGGGGGTTATAACCGGACGCCGGATCCTGTATGCTTTTGCCATTTGCCATCTGAAACTGGTCTACCAGTTCCTGTGTAGGATTATAATTGCCCCAGGTGTAATAGGCGCCATTGATCCATACGGGGCCACCATATTGTTCAAAGGAAGAACCCATAGTGACCGCTACAACCTGCCGGTCCCAGACTATTTCACTATTGTACTCATTCGCTTCATACCACAAGGCTGACAAGTCAGCGAACAATCCATAGGGATGGCCGTTCCCAAACTGGTCCAGGAATTGTCTGAAGGTAGCGGCAGCAGCGCCCCATCTGTTTGGATCAAACTGGCCGTAGCCGGCCACATGATGCGGATCTGCACCCGCGGCTGGTTGTGCCGCGTTGAAGGCAGGGCTGGCGGCATATAGCTGTATCCAGCCTTTTAAGGCCAATGCTGCGCCTAATGTGGCCCTGCCGGCATCAGCATCGCCCCGGTTATATTTAACAGCCAGACGGGCATTTGAAATGACCGTATCGAGGTCGCTGGTTATAAAATCCACTGTTTGGGCAAACGTGCTTCTTGGGTAATACAGCTGACTGCTGTCGGCGGTACTGCGGTCAGGTACGGTAGTGATAATGGGAAGTCCGCCGAGGTGCATCCAGAGTTCGCTATAAAAGAACGCGCGAAGGAAGCGGGCTTCATCCAGCCGTCTTTCTCGCCAGGTATCCGAAAAGTTGGCAGCATATGTCTGGACCTTTGTCATGAAGGTGTTGCATTTCCTGACAGCAATAAATGTGGCGGGCCAATTGGTCAGCGCACCTGATCCCGTAATGCCACCCCACACCGTGTAGTCTGTGCCTGCAGGGGATACGATGCCCTGTTTCCAGTTGTAGGAGGTGTAGTAGAACCCTGCATCATTGTCGTCGGTGAAATTATCCAGGTTTTCAGGTTGATTCCAGTAGTTTGGCAAGCTGCCATAAATATCATTCAGAAAGATATCGGCATCTCCTTCTGATGCCCATTGCGTTTCGTCGGTTAGTTGTGTTTTATTCGTATTCTCGAGAAAATCTTTGGTGCAGGCGGAAAAGGGCAGGCAGCCGGCGAGCAGCACGAAGTATATAATATGTTTCATAAAAGGTACTGTTAAAGCGTGAACTAAAAGGTTACATTTAATCCCATCACATACACTTTCTGATTAGGATAGGCGGTTTCACCATCGGTGTAACCCACTTCGGGGTCGATGAAATTCAACTTGCTGATGGTAAATACGTTCTGACCAGATACATACATCCGCACGGACTGCATTTTCCAGCGTTGCGTGAGTACGGCAGGTAGCGTGTAACCCAGTACCGCTGTTTTCAGGCGTAGCAGTCCGGTGTTTGCCATCCAGAAATCGGAGGTCTGTGTATTATTTGCGTAGGGAGACTGATTAGCTCTTGGATACTTTGCGCGCTGACTGGCAGGTGTCCAGCGGTTATTATAATATTCATATGCAGAATTACTGTTGTTGTTATTAAAGGGGATCGTCTGGAAGCCAGCGATGTTAAAGCTGGACAAGGAAGAACCCTGAAAGAACAGGCTGAGATCCAGTCCTTTCCAGGAGGCGGATGGCGTGAAGCCATAAGTGATCAATGGATAGGTTGGATAACCGATATGCGTTTCATCGTGTGCATCGATCTTTCCATCCGGCTTTCCGTCCGGTCCGCTGAGATCAGCGTATTTTATATCACCGGGATGCAGGTTACCAAACTGTATCACGTTATAACCGTCTGCTGGATTAATGATACCGTCATTGTTCTTATCATCGGCAGTACTGAAAAGTCCGAGCGCATGGTAGCCGAATGGTGTACCCAGCGCCCTGCCCGTCCGGCTTCTGTTAGGATTGTTACGTGTAGCGGACGTTTCGAAGATCTGCAGCATTTTGTTCCGCGCATAGCTGAAGTTCCCGTTTAAACTGAGGCGCAGTCCATTTGTGAATTGATGTGTCGTACCAGCCGTGATCTCTATGCCACTGTTTTCCATGACACCTTCGTTCTCGTCCGATAGATTAAGACCATATTCAATAGGGATAGTTACCGCAGGCGGCAGCAGCATGCCAGTCCTTCTTTCCCTGAAATAATCCACCTCCAGATCTAATAATCCCTGCCACAATGAAGCTTCAAACCCAATGTTTGTCTTCGTAGAGATCTCCCAGGTGATATTGCGGTTGGCCTCACGTGGTACGAAAGATCCTTGCACCATCGTGCCATTGCCCCAGGCATAGGCATTACCATACAGGGAATAGCCCTGTAAATACTGGAAGGACGTTCCGGCAAGATTACCTGATTTTCCCCATGATCCTCTTAATTTCAGATAATTGACAAAGGGGATACGCTGCATGAAGCGCTCACCTGAAGCCACCCAGCCAAGAGACACCGCAGGGAAGTATCCCCAGCGTTTGCCTGGTGCGAAATAATAATGGCCATCATAGCGGCCAGATGCTTCTACCAGGTATTTGTTAGCATAACTATAGCCGATCCTGTAAACAAATCCGATCTGACTACCTGTAGAGGATGATCCGCTGTTATCAAAGTCATTTTTATTGGAGCTACCCATGCTGAGCTCATCGATGTTTACGCCAAAATTGTTCCTGCGTGCAGAAAAGGCGCTTGAGTCGCTGTCCCGTGCTTCTGCCACGAGCAAGCCGGTGATGTCATGTTTACCGAATGTGCGTTTATAATTCAGATATCCCTGGTAGGTATAGGTTCGCTGCTGTGCGTATTCCTGTTCCAGCCATGTATAGGTAGCGGCGCTTCCCTCAGAAGTGGATATTTGTCTCGTGTAGGTATATGGTGTGGTGGACAGATCCTGCGAATAAAAATAAAACGGTGTATGCCATCCTTTACTGGTGGTTTGCATCGGGTCGAAGCTGAAAGTGGCCTTGAGGCTCAACCCGGGTATGAACGGCAGTTCCTGGTTGACAGAAAGCGTTGATAGCATTGTGCTCTTGTTATCACGCTGGTATCCCGCATTAAGGACGCCGATAGGGGAGTTGCCTGCAAATTCGCCCCATAGACCATTGCTATATCTCAGGTTAGCAATGGGGACGAATTTATAGCCGCTGCGGAACAGGTTGCCTACCGTTGTGCCGGCATCCACAGAGCGGGTCTGCTGCCAGGCGCCGATCAGCGAAACGTTCACCGTAGTGGTTTTGGTAGCTTGTACGTCCAGATTGACAGTGTAGTCATATCGTTTATATTTAACCGGGTCAAACATGCCTGTCTGGTTCAGATAGCCCAGCGCAACGAAGTATTTTACTGATTGTGAGCCGCCGGTCAACTGAAGGCTATAGTTCTGCATGGGTGCATGCAGCTCCACGAGATCTTTGGTATTGCTGATGGGGTAACGGTCAGGGTCTTTTGCATGTAGTGCAGGATAATCGTCGATCAGGCTTTGGGCATAAGGCAATTGTGTGCCGTTGGGATTTTCATTGAGATAGGCTTCATTGTGGAGGCGCATATAGTCCTGCGCATTCAGCATATCAGGATAATACGTAGGCGTCTGCAGACCGTAGTATGCGTTCAGTGATAATTGTGGTGCACCACTCGCTCCTTTTTTGGTAGTGATCAACAATACGCCATTGGCGCCACCAAGGCCATAAGGGGCTACCGCAGCCGCATCTTTCAGCACGGTGACGGAAGCAATGGAGGTGGCAGGTATTTCGTTGATGTTGTTACGGATAATACCGTCGACTACAATAAGTGCGCCGTTGTTGCCGGTAGTGGCGATGCCACGGATGTGAATGTCTGGGTTATCGGCACCTGGCTGACCACCGTTGGGTCGCATACTTACACCGGCTACTCTGCCCGCCAGTGAGTTTGAGATGTTGGGGACGGCTGCTTTCGCCAGTTCTTTGCCACCAACTGATGATATGGCGGCTGTAGAAGATACTTTCTTTTGTGTGCCATATCCGATCACGAGTACTTCATTTAATCCGCTGGAGCTTTCCGCCAGAATGACCTCCATGGTGGCACGGCCTCCGATTGCAATTTCCTGCGACTGGTATCCCATGTAGCTGATCTCAATTACAGCTTTATCCGCTCCGGAGACCTGTAATTGAAAAGTGCCATCCTCTCTGGACACAGTTCCCGTATTGCTACCTTTTACTTTTACTGTGACGCCGGCAAGCGATTCACCTTTTACGTTTTTCACAATACCCTTTAACGTGGATGACTGCTGTTGCGAGACGTTAGTTGCATTGTACCGGGCAAATACAGGGACTACTTTGCCAGTCAGCAATAAGGACATGAGAAGTGTGGAGAGGCCCTGGCATAGAGAGGCTCTCCAGTTTCCTGGTTTCATATGTTTTTCATTAAACGATGGAATAATACATTTGGTAGCCCGTGCAGGCTGCCAGATGTTGTTTCGGGTTTCGGAAATGCTGGTTGGGCGATTTCCTCCATAATGTGGAATTAGTTAAGTGATATCACTTCATGACATTGATTTTGGTTGTTGAGTTATTAAATAACCAGTATCGGGTATCAGGATGTGTGGTCTGAATAGGGCTCGCTGGGCTGCTGGTGAGTTGTTATCTTCGCCGGGTCTTTGAATGTCTTCCTGTTTAGGTTAAACCGGATACCAGGGTTGTATAATAAATTCGAAACTTAATGGGAGCCTGTCATACCATGCTATTAGATAATCAGTACGCGCTTGTGACAGCTAATATAAGTCATTAAATCTAATAATTGTCAGCTGTACAAGTATAGGATTTTGTGTAATCGATTCCTTTTTTTGAAATACAGCATCTAAAGCAACGGAAAGGTGTGGGAGGTGGTGGGAAACTTAGTATGTAATTTTTTTCAAACAACGAACGCCTCAAGTTCGACGACTTGAAGTGTTCATTTTTGCTACAGGCATCTACACATTTGAGTCGCTCATTTTTCCTGACAGAGGCCAACCGGTGATATGAACTGCTCAGAGCGGGCTTTATCGCCGATTGGATATAAGAACGTTCTTTATGCCTGGAGAAAGCAAAATAATATAATAAAAGTTCGAGGTCTGTACTTTGTCATTAGACAAATCCCAGTAATTATCAGACTAAGTCTTGACTATTTCAAATTTAATAACCTGTATTCAGTTGGTGTCTTCCCCGTTTTTTGTTTAAACAGTCGGGTGAAATGCTGTTGATACTTAAAACCCAAATGAAAAGCCACATCGCTAATAGATCTATCGCTATGAAATATCATGGACTTTGCTATATCAATCACTTTGGATTGTATATAGTCTAACGCTGTATTACCCGTTTCTTTTTTGATAAGATCTCCAAAATAATTGGCTGAAAGATGCAACTGGTTTGCACACCAGGTTACCGTTGGCAGGCCCAGTGTCTGGCACTTATCGGACTGAAAATATTCATTTAGTAGGCTTTCAAGTCTTGCCAGAACATCTCTATTGGCATTGCTTCGGGTAATAAACTGGCGGTCATAGAAGCGCATGCAATAGTTTAGGAGTAATTCAATATTAGATACAATAAGTGTTTTGCTATGCTTGTCTATATTCTGATCTATTTCATATTTAATCTTTTCGAAGCAATCGTTTACAATTGCCTTTTCTTTTTTGGACAGGTGTAGGGCCTCATTGACTTCATAAGAAAAAAAAGTATAGTCCTTGATCTTTCTGCCAATATCTGTGCCTACTATAAGGTCAGCGTGAAACACAAGTGCCTTACCCATGGGCTTGATTATCTTTCCCTTGCTATCAATTCCATAAACTTGTCCTGGTGAAATAAACACCAATGTCCCATCTTCATAATCGTATGGTTGGCAACCATATTTCATATCGCCACATTTGACATGTTTCAGAAAAACAGCATAAATGCCCATATATCTCCTAAAATATTGATAAGCCGGCATGGCATCGAAGTCAACAACACTTACAAGTGGATGTAAGGTGTCAACTCCTAATGTATCATTGTATTGTTTAACAGAATCAATTCTTTCAACTTGCTTCATGGCCGGGTCTTTTGTACATACAAATTTAGTAAAATCCATACGTTTCAGATTGACTTAAAGCAATAACAGTGAAAGTGGTAAATAAATCTGTGCTTTGTATAAATCCGTACTACGGATAGTGGATAATTTTGTAGCACTTAATGAATAATATCACGTTCGAGCCAGGCTGCCGCAATAACTGACACAGCCATACTGGTGGGCCGATCCTCATTGCGGTTGGCGGTGTGCACTGTTACCGGGAGTGTGGAAAATCTGCCGTCCGTATTGAGTCGGGCGATGTTATCGAGATTGCTCTAAATGTGGAACATTGACATGGCGCAGTACCAGACAGTTGATTTTCGCACCTTGCTACAGTCTGTAATCCACAGACCAACCAAAATAACTGGCTGGAGCCTGTCAACGATGAGTAGTATTTGGAAGTATATAAGCAGTAAAAAACTCGCGAAATGCACAGATACAAACTTATAGATTGGATTTTATCATTCTTCTTGATCTTAAATACAATAAATATGAACGCACAAAATAATGGAGAGGGAGAACAGCCTTTAAATGCTCGTCAGCAAAGCCTTGCCGCTATTTCGGCATCGACGGCGGCTGGAAACATTGAAAAACTAAAAATACAGCTTAATGTCGGGCTGGATGCCGGGCTTACCATAAACGAAATAAAAGAAGCATTGGTACAGTTATATGCCTATTGCGGTTTTCCGCGAAGCCTTAACGGTATCAGCAGCTTCATGCAGGTATTGGAAGAAAGGAAAAAGAAGGGTATTACCGATGTAGCAGGTAAGGAAGCAACGCCCTTAAAAGACAGTCTGGAGACCTATGAACGTGGAAGAAAAACGCTTGAAAACCTGACCCAAACGCCTCAGGCAAAACCTGCACCGGGCTTCGGTGAGTTTGCTCCGCGTATTGATGCTTTCCTGAAAGAACACCTCTTTGCCGACATCTTTGACAGCGATGTACTGAATTACCAGCAAAGGGAACTGATAACAATTTCTGCTTTGGCTGCCATGCATGGGACAGAGGGACAATTACAGGCACATATTGGAATGGGCATGACTACTGGGATTACAGCAGATCAGGTGAAAGCGGTATTCAACATCATTGAAAAGTTGGTAGGCAAAGAACAGGCTGAAAAAGCAAACACAGTTCTCTCAAACATAAAAAAATAAGAAAATCGATACCAGTAATATGAACAAGTATATATTTCAATACTGCATTTCCTTTAAACGTCCCTTTCGGGCTATCCTGGCTATAATAATGTTTTTTTGTATGAATAACATTGCCCACGCACAACAACAGGAAGTGATGGTGCGCATTTCA
The DNA window shown above is from Chitinophaga agri and carries:
- a CDS encoding radical SAM/SPASM domain-containing protein codes for the protein MMFKLSKYIVITDVLDPNSVPLQRILFSTRSGISAVIEDSVYQQLLNGDFMGLGNNLLSRFMDYEIIVNSHEDEFQEILKLNKLGVKDTKCISLTIQPTANCQLGCFYCGQVHSKQTMGADIQEKILQRLLWQLDRKDDAELIHTTWYGGEPLMGYSAIINLSNRMQEIAKDRGIRYSASMITNGLSLKKDIFTELYLHHKINRFQITVDTMKEHHDKRRITKKGESTFDIIMKNIVEICSLEHYQQIVQRPIFIRMNIDESNYQHVTEFIDYIVSLGLREKVELGFSPITNWGDKTAGDEQGLTTNEFAELEIEWLMYLQEQGFPMEYILPLRNYDVCMVVNEASEVYDATGNITPCYEFPYTPKYNDEKYIIGNLLEDTSTYNDKTQVRGWYDDLAACNVSPKCSKCNLFPVCNGGCPKDWYNGEVTCPTIKANIEDKLVLQYLMDKSTLTTLM
- a CDS encoding glycosyltransferase family A protein; translation: MLIPDNPKTFHKMVVLVPFRNAGNYIIDCVSSLLGQEYRNYVVYLLDDASDDGTLDLIDEDLENFHFIRNKERLGSLENIYRALVKLTLDDDDIVVILDGDDYLFGEFALQIVNSKYNDNTLLTYGQYITNYGFLDPCPPYTTAEFENLRKASWKASHLKTFKYKLFKAFLQQDPNVDNFRYSNGVYNDDRFYMSTYDQALMLPLMEVAGYENIVSVPNIVYCYRLHPDNDHATDSGRKLQLEALHDIRNRPSLKRMF
- a CDS encoding M90 family metallopeptidase; this translates as MELYTIALLTCCLFIILYMRRKKKNQTQNQAMAGIYKNLLNEHIRYYQLLNDNEKGRFEKLVNEFLQYVRIEGVGTDVTDLDKVYIAASAVVPIFGFPDWKYRNLTNVILYPDTFDHNFQFEGDERNILGMVGSGYMNGQMLLSRAALIKAFSTSSGTEHTAIHEFVHLLDMSDGATDGVPENLMRHEYAVPWLKMMHEEMRAIEQGRSDINPYAVTNEAEFLAVTSEYFFQKPEKFKQHHPEMYAQMSRIFGQTPPGADS
- a CDS encoding RagB/SusD family nutrient uptake outer membrane protein yields the protein MKHIIYFVLLAGCLPFSACTKDFLENTNKTQLTDETQWASEGDADIFLNDIYGSLPNYWNQPENLDNFTDDNDAGFYYTSYNWKQGIVSPAGTDYTVWGGITGSGALTNWPATFIAVRKCNTFMTKVQTYAANFSDTWRERRLDEARFLRAFFYSELWMHLGGLPIITTVPDRSTADSSQLYYPRSTFAQTVDFITSDLDTVISNARLAVKYNRGDADAGRATLGAALALKGWIQLYAASPAFNAAQPAAGADPHHVAGYGQFDPNRWGAAAATFRQFLDQFGNGHPYGLFADLSALWYEANEYNSEIVWDRQVVAVTMGSSFEQYGGPVWINGAYYTWGNYNPTQELVDQFQMANGKSIQDPASGYNPQNPYVGREPRFYQWIVYDGAPYKMTWMDKQDTIYTRIDKVRPSKNQIDFGTDDVSNTGYYFKKRLNPLVRPGGGTISGANFIYYRYAEVLLGYAEAQNEAVGPDASVYAAMNQLRARAGVPDLPPALSQEEMRTAIHHERRVELCFENKRFYDLIRWKTAEQLLIHDRHGMKITNSIPGNNSGVWQYEPVPLNHPHVFIPKMYLNPIPQDVIDRNPRIVQNPGY
- a CDS encoding SusC/RagA family TonB-linked outer membrane protein — protein: MKPGNWRASLCQGLSTLLMSLLLTGKVVPVFARYNATNVSQQQSSTLKGIVKNVKGESLAGVTVKVKGSNTGTVSREDGTFQLQVSGADKAVIEISYMGYQSQEIAIGGRATMEVILAESSSGLNEVLVIGYGTQKKVSSTAAISSVGGKELAKAAVPNISNSLAGRVAGVSMRPNGGQPGADNPDIHIRGIATTGNNGALIVVDGIIRNNINEIPATSIASVTVLKDAAAVAPYGLGGANGVLLITTKKGASGAPQLSLNAYYGLQTPTYYPDMLNAQDYMRLHNEAYLNENPNGTQLPYAQSLIDDYPALHAKDPDRYPISNTKDLVELHAPMQNYSLQLTGGSQSVKYFVALGYLNQTGMFDPVKYKRYDYTVNLDVQATKTTTVNVSLIGAWQQTRSVDAGTTVGNLFRSGYKFVPIANLRYSNGLWGEFAGNSPIGVLNAGYQRDNKSTMLSTLSVNQELPFIPGLSLKATFSFDPMQTTSKGWHTPFYFYSQDLSTTPYTYTRQISTSEGSAATYTWLEQEYAQQRTYTYQGYLNYKRTFGKHDITGLLVAEARDSDSSAFSARRNNFGVNIDELSMGSSNKNDFDNSGSSSTGSQIGFVYRIGYSYANKYLVEASGRYDGHYYFAPGKRWGYFPAVSLGWVASGERFMQRIPFVNYLKLRGSWGKSGNLAGTSFQYLQGYSLYGNAYAWGNGTMVQGSFVPREANRNITWEISTKTNIGFEASLWQGLLDLEVDYFRERRTGMLLPPAVTIPIEYGLNLSDENEGVMENSGIEITAGTTHQFTNGLRLSLNGNFSYARNKMLQIFETSATRNNPNRSRTGRALGTPFGYHALGLFSTADDKNNDGIINPADGYNVIQFGNLHPGDIKYADLSGPDGKPDGKIDAHDETHIGYPTYPLITYGFTPSASWKGLDLSLFFQGSSLSSFNIAGFQTIPFNNNNSNSAYEYYNNRWTPASQRAKYPRANQSPYANNTQTSDFWMANTGLLRLKTAVLGYTLPAVLTQRWKMQSVRMYVSGQNVFTISKLNFIDPEVGYTDGETAYPNQKVYVMGLNVTF
- a CDS encoding helix-turn-helix domain-containing protein, translating into MKQVERIDSVKQYNDTLGVDTLHPLVSVVDFDAMPAYQYFRRYMGIYAVFLKHVKCGDMKYGCQPYDYEDGTLVFISPGQVYGIDSKGKIIKPMGKALVFHADLIVGTDIGRKIKDYTFFSYEVNEALHLSKKEKAIVNDCFEKIKYEIDQNIDKHSKTLIVSNIELLLNYCMRFYDRQFITRSNANRDVLARLESLLNEYFQSDKCQTLGLPTVTWCANQLHLSANYFGDLIKKETGNTALDYIQSKVIDIAKSMIFHSDRSISDVAFHLGFKYQQHFTRLFKQKTGKTPTEYRLLNLK
- a CDS encoding carboxymuconolactone decarboxylase family protein; its protein translation is MHRYKLIDWILSFFLILNTINMNAQNNGEGEQPLNARQQSLAAISASTAAGNIEKLKIQLNVGLDAGLTINEIKEALVQLYAYCGFPRSLNGISSFMQVLEERKKKGITDVAGKEATPLKDSLETYERGRKTLENLTQTPQAKPAPGFGEFAPRIDAFLKEHLFADIFDSDVLNYQQRELITISALAAMHGTEGQLQAHIGMGMTTGITADQVKAVFNIIEKLVGKEQAEKANTVLSNIKK